One genomic segment of Protaetiibacter intestinalis includes these proteins:
- a CDS encoding LacI family DNA-binding transcriptional regulator gives MPGIHEVARLAGVSAATVSRALSGRGSVSPATRARVQAAANELGYVVSSSASGLATGRTRNVGVVIPFLNRWFYGAVVEGAESALLEQGYDLTLYNLGGSDEERRLVFEHFLLRKRVDAVIAVSLELTPDEVKRLIDLDKPIVGVGGPLPGVRTLSLDDVELGRLATEHLIALGHTEIAHIGGDALEMDFHLPTNRRHGYVEAMEAAGLHAHDHHFHAADFTMEGGYRAAKQLLGNPVGRPSAIFAASDEMAIGAILAAKDLGMHVPGDVSIIGIDDHELAEFFGLTTIAQFPDMQGRMAVEVLMDELHPGHREAEELNIDLPFELVVRSSTARR, from the coding sequence GTGCCCGGCATCCACGAGGTCGCCCGCCTCGCGGGCGTCTCCGCCGCGACGGTGTCGCGCGCGCTCTCGGGCCGCGGCTCCGTCTCGCCCGCCACGCGGGCGCGCGTGCAGGCGGCGGCGAACGAGCTCGGCTACGTCGTCTCCTCGAGCGCCTCGGGCCTCGCGACGGGCCGCACCCGCAACGTCGGCGTCGTCATCCCGTTCCTCAACCGCTGGTTCTACGGCGCCGTCGTCGAGGGGGCCGAGTCGGCGCTGCTCGAGCAGGGCTACGACCTCACCCTCTACAACCTGGGCGGCAGCGACGAGGAGCGCCGGCTGGTGTTCGAGCACTTCCTGCTGCGCAAGCGCGTGGATGCGGTGATCGCCGTGTCGCTCGAGCTCACCCCCGACGAGGTAAAGCGCCTCATCGACCTCGACAAGCCCATCGTCGGGGTCGGCGGCCCGCTGCCCGGGGTGCGCACCCTCAGCCTCGACGACGTCGAGCTCGGGCGCCTCGCCACCGAGCACCTCATCGCCCTCGGCCACACCGAGATCGCCCACATCGGCGGCGACGCCCTCGAGATGGACTTCCACCTGCCCACCAACCGTCGCCACGGCTACGTGGAGGCGATGGAGGCGGCCGGCCTGCACGCCCACGACCACCACTTCCACGCGGCCGACTTCACGATGGAGGGCGGCTACCGGGCGGCGAAGCAGCTGCTCGGCAACCCGGTGGGGCGTCCCAGCGCGATCTTCGCCGCATCCGACGAGATGGCGATCGGCGCGATCCTCGCCGCCAAGGACCTCGGCATGCACGTGCCGGGCGACGTGTCGATCATCGGCATCGACGACCACGAGCTCGCCGAGTTCTTCGGCCTCACCACGATCGCGCAGTTCCCCGACATGCAGGGCCGGATGGCGGTGGAGGTGCTCATGGACGAGCTGCACCCGGGCCACCGCGAGGCGGAGGAGCTCAACATCGACCTGCCGTTCGAGCTCGTGGTGCGCTCGTCGACCGCCCGCCGCTGA